A segment of the archaeon BMS3Bbin15 genome:
TCTTGCCTCTGAAACAAGGAAATCTATATCAGCAAGTTCAAGCCTGTGCTCAGAGTGATTGATTAATGTACCGGAGGCTCCAGCCTTCTTAACAGCCTCCAGAACAGTATAACCTGTTTTTGACCCTGGCAAAAAAGCTTCTGCATGCTGGGCGAAAACAGGAATATTAACTTCTCTTGCCACGAGAGCCAGGTCAACCATCTGTGGTGCATATACTATACTTACACCAAGCTCCTCCTTCACCTCTTCGCACGCCCTTGCCAGAGCTATATCCTTATCCCCCATACTCTCACTGTAAGCCTTTACATTGACCATTATTACAGGCGTTTCAATCTTCATATTAAGTACCTCCATAAACTTAAATGGGGCTGCTGAGATTCGAACTCAGGTCCACGACTCCCGAAGCCGCGAGGATGGCCAGGCTACCCTACAGCCCCGTGAAAAAAGGAAGAGGATTAACAACAGAAAATACGGCAATTACCGTAGCAATATGGCAATTTTGCCGTAAAGGTTATATTGGAGGAGGGTGTAGTAAGTAGAGGTGAAGATGTGAGTGTAAGAGAGGAACTTGGCATAAAGATTGCTGGAGAAATAGTGCTGTCTGAAAGTGTTGGGGATGCAATGAAGAAGTGGAGAGAAATCTTCGGGCTTACCCAGAAGGAGCTTTCAACCTCTCTGACAATTTCAACCTCTGTAATAAGCGACTATGAGAATGGAAGGCGAAAGTCTCCGGGTGTGGGTATGGTAAAAAAAAT
Coding sequences within it:
- a CDS encoding triosephosphate isomerase, yielding MKIETPVIMVNVKAYSESMGDKDIALARACEEVKEELGVSIVYAPQMVDLALVAREVNIPVFAQHAEAFLPGSKTGYTVLEAVKKAGASGTLINHSEHRLELADIDFLVSEARKLNLYTVVCTNNTTVSKAAAELSPNCIAIEPPDLIGSGIPVSKAEPEIVEMSVEAVKDINKDIAVLCGAGISTGKDVKAALELGAEGVLLASGVVKAENPKEVLLDLANGM